In Blastopirellula sediminis, the following proteins share a genomic window:
- a CDS encoding efflux RND transporter permease subunit produces the protein MQDRRPTFFQRYSLLILMAVFFLIPFALRGARLSLERMKNDVKDWLPDDFSETKDLSWFRDHFLGEQFVLISWEGCSADDQRLQLLAEKLVPTAPTDGDKKFGAQVAGHDQNFAGDRYGLYLTGNLYENWGGEEEKWFKGTGEKWYYLLPDGELRSWNGGSTMLGAMYRSGERLLTGGNKLSGEYAATVDKKYYKRPATLQAHLFKSVVTGPQVLAQLAEPGGSLLRDEENANGEDLAEANRIAHERLQGVLFGPDGEQTCLIATLSDAGKVDLRRTLGRGFMGRPLGRLRELAIEAGISQDELHLGGPPVDNVAIDEEGEITLARLVLFAVAVGVFLSYLCLRSIKLTIMVFFVGGVSAITSMSLVYWLGSAPDAVLMSMPAVVYVLGLAGAIHIINYYKDAVEEEGLDGAPEMAVAHGWRPCLIAALTTALGLGSLATSNIAPIKKFGIFSALGVMATLALLFTYLPAALQQWPPKLKKSKEGALQAKSPLTVWMENFSLRVADFIVARSTLVAGLCFLSFIIFGYGLTQIKTSVQLLKMFDGGSEIIQDYAWLEQHIGKLVPMELVVRVEPQLQGTSGNEPPADAEQVAEEKFKYTFLERMEMAQRVQNAVEDVLGPQGRDLVGNGMSVATFAPELPESGGTTRDFAIRGAYNRRLEEHREEFLKTDYLRQEADGAELWRVSLRLGALQDIEYGRFVTDLREIAEPVMAAYRKRDEILRTIDKANDGKGFVTERVTILGPNFMAYDEQKAKRDAGEPVAYTLDPQQIYAMTLRDLLINARLSVNYFDPIGNAEHPDGNSQARLDLLMKRDQYFVVVADSPKYDLDAIKAAGKTLIYATEYQYDPTAPQYAVTDPDLPQLTIVYTGVVPVVYKAARTLLSSLVESTLWAFGLIALVMAWVLKSVRAGIVSMLPNVFPVVLIFGFMGMAGIEVDIGTMMTASVAMGIAVDDTIHFLTWFRWGLDKGLNRGDAIREAYRRCAVAMMQTTIIGGLGLAVFAVSSFTPTQRFGYLMVSLLAAALLGDLVFLPALLAGPLGSMFRPDRKAHLSGGPSDGETPSEPESDDDLDAPAVIPVAIHRGENGHNENGHSDPSKRTDSHYRSGKSG, from the coding sequence TAGCGAAACGAAAGACCTCTCCTGGTTCCGCGATCACTTCCTCGGCGAACAGTTCGTGCTGATCAGCTGGGAAGGGTGCTCCGCCGACGATCAACGTTTACAACTGCTGGCCGAAAAACTGGTCCCCACCGCGCCGACCGACGGCGATAAAAAGTTCGGCGCCCAAGTCGCCGGGCATGACCAGAACTTCGCCGGCGATCGCTACGGACTCTACCTCACCGGCAACCTCTACGAAAACTGGGGCGGCGAGGAAGAAAAGTGGTTTAAGGGAACCGGCGAAAAATGGTACTACCTCCTTCCCGATGGCGAACTGCGCAGTTGGAACGGCGGCAGCACCATGCTCGGCGCGATGTATCGCAGCGGCGAACGTCTGCTGACCGGCGGCAATAAACTCTCCGGCGAATACGCCGCCACCGTCGACAAGAAGTATTACAAGCGTCCCGCGACGCTCCAGGCGCATCTCTTCAAGTCGGTCGTCACCGGTCCGCAGGTTCTGGCGCAACTCGCCGAGCCCGGCGGCTCGCTTCTTCGCGATGAAGAGAACGCCAATGGTGAAGATCTGGCCGAAGCGAATCGGATCGCCCACGAACGACTGCAAGGCGTGCTGTTTGGCCCGGACGGCGAACAAACTTGTTTGATCGCCACCTTGAGCGACGCCGGCAAGGTCGACTTGCGACGGACGCTCGGTCGCGGCTTCATGGGACGTCCGCTTGGTCGTCTGCGCGAGCTCGCCATCGAAGCGGGCATTTCGCAGGACGAACTCCATCTCGGCGGTCCGCCGGTCGACAACGTCGCGATCGACGAAGAAGGGGAAATCACGCTGGCTCGTTTGGTTCTCTTCGCGGTCGCGGTCGGCGTCTTCCTGTCATACCTCTGCTTGCGCAGCATCAAGCTGACGATCATGGTCTTCTTCGTCGGCGGGGTGAGTGCGATCACCAGCATGTCGCTCGTCTACTGGCTCGGCAGCGCACCGGATGCGGTGCTCATGTCGATGCCGGCGGTGGTTTACGTCCTCGGTCTGGCGGGTGCGATCCACATCATCAACTACTACAAAGACGCGGTCGAAGAAGAGGGCCTGGATGGGGCGCCTGAAATGGCGGTCGCCCACGGCTGGCGTCCCTGCTTGATCGCCGCACTGACGACCGCGCTTGGTCTTGGATCGCTGGCGACCAGCAACATCGCCCCGATCAAGAAGTTCGGCATCTTCTCCGCCCTCGGCGTGATGGCGACGTTGGCGCTGTTGTTCACCTATCTGCCCGCCGCGCTGCAGCAATGGCCGCCCAAGCTGAAAAAGTCAAAAGAGGGCGCCCTGCAAGCCAAGTCGCCGCTGACCGTCTGGATGGAAAACTTCAGCCTTCGCGTCGCCGATTTTATCGTCGCACGCAGCACGCTGGTCGCCGGGCTCTGCTTCCTGTCGTTCATCATCTTCGGCTATGGGCTGACCCAGATCAAAACGTCGGTCCAGCTCTTGAAGATGTTCGACGGCGGCTCCGAAATCATCCAGGACTACGCCTGGCTGGAACAGCACATCGGCAAACTGGTGCCGATGGAACTGGTCGTTCGCGTCGAACCGCAGCTACAGGGAACCAGCGGCAACGAACCGCCGGCCGATGCGGAACAAGTCGCGGAAGAAAAATTCAAATACACGTTCCTCGAACGGATGGAGATGGCCCAGCGCGTGCAGAACGCGGTGGAAGATGTGCTGGGGCCGCAAGGGCGCGACCTGGTCGGCAACGGCATGAGCGTCGCCACCTTCGCTCCCGAACTGCCGGAATCGGGCGGCACGACGCGCGACTTCGCCATCCGGGGCGCTTACAACCGCCGCTTGGAAGAGCATCGCGAAGAGTTCCTCAAGACCGACTATCTCCGCCAGGAAGCGGACGGCGCCGAGCTGTGGCGCGTCAGTCTCCGCTTGGGGGCGCTGCAAGATATCGAATACGGCCGCTTCGTTACGGATCTGCGCGAGATCGCCGAGCCGGTGATGGCCGCCTATCGCAAGCGGGACGAAATCTTGCGGACGATCGACAAGGCGAACGACGGCAAAGGTTTCGTCACCGAACGCGTGACCATCCTGGGCCCCAACTTCATGGCCTATGACGAACAAAAAGCAAAGCGCGATGCGGGCGAACCTGTCGCGTACACGCTCGATCCGCAACAGATCTACGCGATGACCCTGCGCGATTTGCTGATTAACGCCCGCTTGAGCGTCAACTACTTCGACCCGATCGGCAACGCCGAGCATCCGGATGGAAACTCGCAGGCGCGACTCGACTTGCTAATGAAGCGGGACCAGTACTTCGTCGTCGTCGCCGATTCGCCGAAGTATGACCTGGACGCGATCAAAGCGGCCGGCAAGACGCTGATCTACGCGACCGAATATCAATACGATCCCACCGCGCCGCAATACGCGGTGACCGATCCGGATCTCCCTCAGCTCACGATCGTCTACACCGGCGTCGTACCGGTCGTTTACAAGGCGGCCCGTACGCTGTTGTCGAGCTTGGTCGAAAGCACGCTTTGGGCCTTCGGCCTGATCGCGCTGGTGATGGCCTGGGTGCTGAAGAGCGTCCGCGCTGGCATCGTTTCGATGTTGCCGAACGTCTTCCCGGTGGTGCTGATCTTCGGCTTCATGGGGATGGCCGGCATCGAAGTCGACATCGGTACGATGATGACCGCCAGCGTCGCGATGGGGATCGCGGTCGACGATACGATCCACTTCCTCACCTGGTTCCGCTGGGGCCTCGATAAAGGCTTAAACCGCGGCGACGCGATTCGCGAAGCGTACCGCCGCTGCGCCGTCGCGATGATGCAAACCACGATCATCGGCGGTTTGGGGCTCGCGGTCTTCGCCGTCAGTTCGTTTACGCCGACGCAGCGTTTCGGCTACTTGATGGTTTCGCTCCTTGCAGCGGCGCTCTTGGGCGACTTGGTATTCCTACCGGCGCTCTTGGCAGGCCCGCTCGGCTCGATGTTCCGTCCGGATAGGAAAGCCCACCTCAGCGGCGGTCCCAGCGATGGCGAAACGCCCAGCGAACCGGAATCGGACGACGATCTCGACGCGCCGGCCGTGATTCCGGTCGCAATCCATCGCGGCGAAAATGGCCACAACGAAAACGGCCACAGCGATCCGAGCAAACGAACCGACTCGCACTACCGCAGCGGCAAAAGCGGCTAA